CTCTCCCTGATCTCGACTACGAACAGCCTCTCCGTTAGCTCCCTTATCGTTTTGTATCCAAGGCCGAGGAGGGGCCTTACGTAGGCGACGCCAAAACGATCCTCCAGCGATCGGGCCTTCGGTAGGTCAAGGAACGGGACCCTGTCGTCCCTCCTCGTTCCATCGCTCACCCGCTCCACCTCCGGCAGGGAGGCCAGAGCTTCGAGGGCCCTCTCGTGGATGAACTGGATGGCGTTGTTCGGATGACCGTCCTCCACGGCGATCCTGACGGCCCTCTCAAGGATCTCCCCGGGGAGGTAGAGAACGCTGTGCTCGAAGCCGAGCCTTTCGGCGGT
The window above is part of the Thermococcus sp. P6 genome. Proteins encoded here:
- a CDS encoding asparagine synthase-related protein, which translates into the protein MRIHHLYSGGKDSSLSAWILRRIGYDVKLVTVSFGTLDSWRFARETAERLGFEHSVLYLPGEILERAVRIAVEDGHPNNAIQFIHERALEALASLPEVERVSDGTRRDDRVPFLDLPKARSLEDRFGVAYVRPLLGLGYKTIRELTERLFVVEIRESEELEKSDYEVELRHLLREKGIDPLEIFPREHYQSRVLGWREGNLKGKE